The Gemmata palustris genome includes a region encoding these proteins:
- a CDS encoding calcium-binding protein: MFQALKSWLTRTRTSDAPTRPNPHRFAPQVEPLQDRLTPSVTPFNGSSLIVTGPIVGTVTGDPVTVSVSSGGNLVITGTNTADAVTVSQVGNLYKVSVANKVDRSLPPDVTSVPVASVTGVIAFDGKDGNDRFTNNTSRACVAFGGNGDDTLIGGTGGDLLRGGAGVDRLYGNNGNDDLDGGVGDSANDYLNGGPGNDRFRRDEYWDTSVIALDIPVDFEPGDVFYR; this comes from the coding sequence GTGTTCCAGGCCCTGAAATCGTGGCTGACCCGCACCCGCACCTCCGACGCACCGACCCGGCCGAACCCCCACCGGTTCGCCCCCCAGGTGGAACCACTCCAGGACCGGCTGACGCCGTCGGTCACCCCGTTCAACGGCAGCAGCCTGATCGTCACCGGCCCCATCGTCGGCACCGTCACCGGCGACCCGGTAACGGTGAGCGTGAGCAGCGGCGGCAACCTGGTCATCACCGGCACCAACACCGCTGACGCGGTGACCGTCAGCCAGGTCGGCAACCTCTACAAGGTCTCGGTCGCCAACAAGGTGGATCGGTCGCTGCCGCCGGACGTCACCTCCGTCCCGGTCGCCAGCGTCACCGGGGTCATCGCCTTCGACGGGAAAGACGGCAACGACCGGTTCACCAACAATACCTCCCGGGCGTGTGTCGCTTTCGGCGGCAACGGCGACGACACCCTGATCGGCGGGACCGGGGGCGACCTCCTGCGAGGCGGGGCGGGTGTGGACCGGCTGTACGGCAACAACGGGAACGACGACCTCGACGGCGGGGTGGGCGACAGTGCGAACGACTACCTGAACGGCGGCCCCGGGAACGACCGCTTCCGACGCGACGAGTACTGGGACACCTCCGTGATCGCGCTCGACATTCCCGTCGATTTTGAACCGGGCGACGTGTTCTACCGCTGA
- a CDS encoding calcium-binding protein, translated as MFQTLKSWLTAARSAKSAPHPRRFAPQVEALHDRLTPSFSVSGNNLNIVGTNHADTVYVSVVQKGTFYEIREINSQNPLQPQVTYIPVGYVPGIITFRGYDGDDSFSNFTTKASFATGGNGNDSFFGGSDEDEFHGEAGNDRLEGKGGRDRLYGGNGNDTLHGGDGDDYLYGQSGRDALYGGAGSDRLDGGAGDGQADYLNGGAGADVFVFDPAYFRVFNRDAPADFNSSKDGYVQS; from the coding sequence ATGTTCCAGACCCTCAAATCGTGGCTGACCGCCGCCCGCTCCGCCAAGTCCGCGCCCCACCCCCGCCGGTTCGCCCCTCAGGTCGAGGCGCTGCACGACCGACTGACGCCGTCGTTCAGCGTGTCCGGCAACAACTTGAACATTGTCGGCACCAACCACGCCGACACGGTGTACGTGTCCGTGGTCCAGAAAGGCACTTTCTACGAGATCCGGGAAATCAACAGCCAGAACCCGTTGCAACCGCAAGTGACATACATCCCCGTCGGGTACGTGCCCGGGATCATCACGTTCCGGGGCTACGACGGCGACGACAGCTTCAGCAACTTCACCACCAAGGCGAGCTTCGCGACGGGCGGCAACGGCAACGACTCCTTCTTCGGCGGGTCCGACGAGGACGAGTTCCACGGGGAGGCCGGTAACGACCGGCTGGAGGGGAAGGGTGGCCGGGATAGGCTGTACGGCGGCAACGGCAACGACACCCTGCACGGTGGCGACGGCGACGACTACCTCTACGGCCAATCGGGCCGGGACGCGTTGTACGGCGGCGCGGGGAGCGACCGGCTCGACGGCGGGGCGGGCGACGGGCAGGCCGACTACCTGAACGGCGGGGCCGGGGCGGACGTGTTCGTGTTCGATCCCGCCTACTTCAGAGTGTTCAACCGCGACGCGCCGGCCGACTTCAACTCGAGCAAAGACGGATACGTGCAGAGTTAA
- a CDS encoding calcium-binding protein, giving the protein MFQALKSWLPPTRAADAPAARRFAPQLESLHDRITPAAYVNSTGDLTVLGTPFNDEVFVNQVGSDYEVSERDNRYVPTPSSRGPAGPRVTKIPVASVTGDIIFYGREGNDLLTNNTAVRTIAYGGSGNDILVGGAGAANDLLYGEAGNDILYGRYGNDFLDGGSENDILDGSVGNDFLDGGFGNDDLLGGDGTDNLYGGDGSDNLYGGTGKDYLFGGNGTDRLDGGVGDGEADFLNGGIGADWFRRDLVSSGSGGGYVPAYNRDRPVDFFNDDSFYN; this is encoded by the coding sequence GTGTTCCAGGCCCTGAAATCGTGGCTGCCCCCCACCCGCGCCGCCGACGCCCCGGCCGCCCGCCGGTTCGCCCCACAACTCGAGAGCCTCCACGACCGGATCACGCCGGCGGCCTACGTGAACAGTACCGGCGACCTGACGGTCCTCGGCACCCCCTTCAACGACGAGGTGTTCGTCAATCAGGTCGGGAGCGATTACGAGGTTTCGGAACGCGACAACCGGTACGTCCCCACCCCGTCTTCCAGAGGCCCGGCCGGTCCGCGGGTCACGAAAATCCCCGTCGCGAGCGTCACCGGGGACATCATCTTCTACGGCCGAGAGGGCAACGACCTCCTGACCAACAACACCGCCGTGCGGACCATCGCCTACGGTGGCAGCGGGAACGACATCCTGGTCGGTGGCGCCGGGGCCGCCAACGACCTGCTCTACGGGGAGGCCGGGAACGACATCCTGTACGGCCGGTACGGGAACGACTTCCTGGATGGGGGGAGCGAGAACGACATTCTGGACGGCTCGGTCGGGAACGACTTCCTGGACGGCGGGTTCGGGAACGACGATCTGCTCGGCGGGGACGGGACCGACAACCTGTACGGGGGCGATGGGAGCGACAACCTGTACGGGGGAACCGGGAAGGACTACCTGTTCGGCGGGAACGGGACCGACCGGCTCGACGGCGGCGTGGGCGACGGGGAAGCGGATTTTCTGAACGGCGGCATCGGGGCGGACTGGTTCCGCAGAGACCTGGTGTCGTCCGGCTCCGGCGGCGGTTACGTGCCGGCGTACAACCGCGACCGCCCGGTTGATTTCTTCAACGATGACTCGTTCTACAACTGA
- a CDS encoding serine hydrolase domain-containing protein, with amino-acid sequence MTSTRARFCQRTAVWVAAVWFVPMSVSVAAEEKAAFPAATPESQGVSAAAVRRVASEVEEYVKNGTIVGGELLIIKNRKTILHEVYGDRDREDKRAMERGTVFNVRSMTKPLTGVAVQMLADEGKLSLDDPVAKHLPGFDNDKSKAITIGQLLQHRSGLPLTILKVKIDEHPDLQAQAKAIGENGPRFKPGEKFWYSDAGSDAAAAVVERISGTTIDRFVAERILQPLGMADSFYLSKADDPRKKRVASLYLGKPGEWTRFWKPDGAPFYPFAWGSQTLYSTPADYARFLALWMDGGMGGGKRLLSNEAIARILAPVSPMKALGTDKPYPCGFFGLKPHYGQMSMLYAPGDSPARTEVRAFGHGGSDGTGAWAFPAENLIVCYFTQSRGQVSTIRLETTIQDALLPREGTGKVPDEMKPLVGTYYATFGPFKNTPFQVVFRCGKLALDIPGELVYELREPDKEGRRQLASSDSTGVSFKKDGEGKVSALLLHKTKTTYELPRDKPDDAKEPKK; translated from the coding sequence ATGACAAGCACTCGAGCGCGATTCTGCCAGCGGACCGCGGTCTGGGTCGCGGCCGTGTGGTTCGTCCCGATGAGTGTATCGGTCGCGGCCGAGGAGAAGGCCGCCTTCCCGGCCGCCACACCCGAGAGCCAGGGCGTCTCGGCTGCGGCCGTGCGCCGGGTGGCCAGCGAGGTGGAAGAGTACGTGAAGAACGGCACGATCGTCGGGGGCGAGCTGCTGATCATCAAGAACCGCAAGACCATCTTGCACGAGGTGTACGGAGACCGCGATCGCGAGGACAAACGGGCCATGGAGCGGGGCACGGTCTTCAACGTCCGCTCGATGACCAAGCCGCTGACGGGCGTCGCCGTGCAGATGCTGGCCGACGAGGGGAAACTGAGCCTGGACGACCCCGTGGCGAAACACCTCCCCGGATTCGACAACGACAAATCGAAGGCCATCACGATCGGGCAACTCTTGCAGCACCGGAGCGGATTACCGCTGACGATCCTGAAGGTCAAAATCGATGAGCACCCCGACCTGCAAGCCCAAGCGAAGGCCATCGGGGAAAACGGGCCCCGATTCAAGCCGGGGGAAAAGTTCTGGTACTCGGACGCGGGCAGCGACGCCGCGGCGGCCGTCGTCGAACGGATCAGCGGCACGACGATCGACCGCTTCGTCGCGGAGCGGATCTTGCAGCCCCTGGGGATGGCCGATTCGTTCTACCTCTCGAAGGCCGACGACCCGCGCAAGAAGCGCGTCGCGAGTCTGTACCTCGGCAAGCCGGGGGAGTGGACCCGGTTCTGGAAGCCGGACGGCGCGCCCTTCTATCCGTTCGCGTGGGGCTCGCAGACGCTCTACTCCACGCCCGCCGATTACGCCCGCTTCCTCGCGCTGTGGATGGACGGCGGCATGGGCGGCGGCAAACGGCTGCTCTCGAACGAGGCAATCGCCCGCATCCTGGCTCCCGTATCGCCGATGAAAGCGCTCGGAACCGACAAACCGTACCCGTGCGGGTTCTTCGGGTTGAAGCCGCACTACGGGCAGATGTCCATGCTCTACGCACCCGGCGACAGTCCTGCCCGGACGGAGGTGAGGGCCTTTGGTCACGGCGGCTCGGATGGTACGGGCGCGTGGGCCTTTCCCGCGGAGAACCTGATCGTCTGTTACTTCACGCAATCGCGGGGCCAGGTCAGCACGATCCGGTTGGAGACGACTATTCAGGATGCGCTGCTCCCGCGCGAGGGCACCGGGAAAGTGCCCGATGAGATGAAGCCGCTGGTCGGCACATATTACGCGACCTTCGGGCCGTTCAAAAACACCCCGTTCCAGGTGGTGTTCCGCTGCGGAAAACTGGCCCTGGATATTCCGGGCGAGCTGGTGTACGAACTGAGGGAGCCCGACAAGGAGGGGCGGCGGCAACTTGCAAGCAGCGATTCGACCGGCGTCTCATTCAAGAAAGACGGCGAGGGCAAGGTGTCGGCACTTCTCCTGCACAAAACTAAGACGACGTACGAGCTGCCGCGGGACAAACCGGATGACGCCAAGGAACCGAAGAAGTGA
- a CDS encoding tetratricopeptide repeat protein, with amino-acid sequence MTRDRVSAWNERADGRFAAGDYRGAERLYRSALAAADRGGRTSRVTAVLLNSLGVVCKHLGKFREAERCYRRALGVLTERDDTGPADLAALYHNLGGLEHARRRFARGEPFARRSVQLREQAVGAHHPDLAADLTALAALLDQQGKYAEAEHLYRRALAIFRRAYGPEHSEIASALNNLAALHQARGDDARALRTYRRVFALQERLVGPAHPDVAFTCNNLATLYTATGKPHLARPLYQRALAIFESSLGEAHPHTAVCRENLRRLTERTRRRIRKKSSRV; translated from the coding sequence ATGACCCGTGACCGCGTTAGCGCCTGGAACGAGCGGGCGGACGGCCGGTTCGCCGCGGGCGACTACCGGGGGGCCGAGCGGCTGTACCGTTCGGCCCTCGCCGCAGCGGACCGCGGCGGCCGTACCTCCCGCGTTACGGCCGTACTACTCAACAGCCTGGGCGTGGTGTGCAAGCACCTGGGGAAGTTCCGCGAGGCCGAGCGGTGCTACCGCCGTGCCCTCGGCGTCCTGACGGAACGGGACGACACCGGCCCGGCCGACCTGGCCGCCTTGTACCACAACCTCGGCGGCCTGGAACACGCCCGCCGCCGGTTCGCCCGCGGGGAGCCGTTCGCCCGCCGCTCCGTGCAGCTGCGCGAGCAGGCGGTCGGCGCGCACCACCCCGATCTCGCCGCCGACCTGACCGCCCTGGCGGCACTGCTGGATCAGCAGGGCAAGTACGCCGAAGCCGAACACCTCTACCGCCGCGCGCTGGCCATCTTCCGCCGCGCTTACGGCCCCGAACATTCCGAAATCGCTTCTGCCCTGAACAACTTGGCGGCCCTGCACCAGGCCCGCGGCGACGACGCACGGGCACTCCGGACCTACCGCCGGGTGTTCGCACTCCAGGAGCGGCTGGTCGGCCCGGCCCACCCGGACGTGGCGTTCACGTGCAACAACCTGGCCACCCTGTACACGGCCACCGGCAAACCACACCTGGCCCGGCCGCTGTACCAGCGGGCTCTCGCCATCTTCGAGAGCTCGCTCGGCGAAGCCCACCCGCACACCGCCGTCTGCCGGGAGAACCTCCGCCGCCTGACCGAACGCACCCGCCGACGAATCCGAAAAAAATCGTCCCGTGTCTGA
- a CDS encoding ECF-type sigma factor, translated as MSDVTRLLDAAAGGDRRAATDLLPLVYDELRKLAAARMAAEDPGHTLDATALVHEAYLRLVGPTDDHRWDSRGHFFAAAAEAIRRILVDSARRKAAVKRGGGRRRVEADLDAVRVGDSDDNLLALHDALERFTAHDPVKAKLVELKFFAGLTLEQAADYLGVSLSTADRGWKYARAWLYSAMAGTDSEENDPST; from the coding sequence ATGTCCGACGTTACCCGCCTCCTCGACGCGGCCGCCGGCGGTGACCGCCGGGCCGCCACCGACCTGCTCCCCCTCGTGTACGACGAGTTGCGGAAGCTCGCCGCCGCCCGCATGGCCGCGGAGGACCCTGGGCACACGCTGGACGCCACGGCCCTGGTGCACGAGGCGTACCTGCGGCTGGTCGGCCCTACCGACGATCACCGGTGGGACTCACGCGGCCACTTCTTCGCCGCCGCGGCCGAGGCCATCCGCCGCATCCTGGTCGATTCGGCCCGCCGCAAGGCGGCCGTCAAGCGCGGGGGCGGGCGGCGGCGGGTAGAGGCCGACCTGGACGCCGTGCGGGTCGGCGACTCGGACGACAATCTCCTCGCCCTGCACGACGCCCTGGAGCGGTTCACCGCCCACGACCCGGTGAAGGCCAAACTGGTCGAGCTGAAGTTCTTCGCCGGTCTCACCCTGGAGCAGGCCGCCGACTACCTGGGCGTCTCCCTGTCCACCGCCGACCGGGGCTGGAAGTACGCCCGCGCCTGGTTGTACTCCGCTATGGCCGGAACCGATTCCGAAGAAAACGATCCATCGACCTGA
- a CDS encoding serine/threonine-protein kinase: MTDETLFIAALEKPTPAERRAFLDQACGGDAALRERVARLLAGHDRATGILDHSLAPPDTEEPSDRADPPTERAGAVLDGRYKLLEEVGAGGMGAVWVAEQTQPVRRKVAIKLVKAGMDSKSVLARFEAERQALAVMNHPNIAKVFDGGTTDAGRPYFVMEYVKGVPLTAYCDDARLSVADRLALFVPVCQAVQHAHQKGIVHRDLKPSNILVCLYDGVPVPKVIDFGLAKALHEPLTEHTLHTAHGQMLGTPLYMSPEQAEFNNLDVDTRADVYALGVILYELLTGTTPLERDRLRRTPWDEMLRLIREEEPPRPSVRLSGGGSLPGVAAKRRLEPVRLTKLVRGELDWIVMKCLEKERGRRYETANGLARDVERYLADEPVEACPPSAAYRLRKMARKYRKALATLGTFAVLLLAATGVSVGLASWAIRERNHADQQKQTAQDQKRVAEVNFNRAVEAVDRMLTHVGEDKLARVPQAESIRRDLLRDALRFYRQFLAERADDPVLRIETAHAYERVALILFELGPRDECEEVCRQALDLLEKLSAGAPDDPELTHKRAGVHALFGLLHNELERFPQAERSYRQAVSLWEELGRRHPEHRKARAALSTALSNLIAVYRNTGALDDAVAAFEKCRATLDDLLTTDPENAAGYREHLAMCHHNVALVYAAQDKGSLAEEAHRKALGIYQQFLRDQPDSVKFQKQVARASNNLALFYSRNNHHEKADPLYRQSLDAHEALARDYPSVVGFAYEAAGSYGNMATHVRKTRSAGESLEWSDKAIRTAESVLERNSTSAPARLTLFNALFERALAYDKLERAEDATKDRKRMLGVSEGQSHITMRLFRPSPLARLGEHAKAAAEINALVTEGHTQGRNLYIFSYVLSVCSAAAGTDDRLPAGERGQLAEEYGGRAVELLRQYAAAGNFKDPDRLARVKANKDFAPISSRDDFKTLLAEWDKNLPKPEVLPAPRTGK; the protein is encoded by the coding sequence ATGACCGACGAAACTCTGTTCATCGCCGCTCTGGAGAAGCCGACCCCTGCTGAGCGGCGGGCTTTCCTGGACCAGGCGTGCGGCGGGGATGCCGCACTCCGGGAACGGGTCGCCCGGCTGCTCGCCGGCCACGACCGGGCCACCGGCATCCTCGACCACTCGCTGGCCCCGCCGGACACGGAGGAGCCGTCGGACCGAGCCGACCCGCCAACGGAGCGGGCCGGGGCCGTGCTGGACGGCCGGTACAAACTGCTCGAAGAGGTCGGAGCGGGCGGGATGGGGGCCGTCTGGGTGGCCGAGCAGACCCAGCCGGTCCGCCGCAAGGTGGCGATAAAGCTGGTCAAGGCGGGGATGGACTCGAAGTCGGTACTGGCGCGGTTCGAGGCGGAACGGCAGGCCCTGGCGGTGATGAACCACCCGAACATCGCCAAGGTGTTCGACGGCGGGACGACCGACGCCGGGCGCCCGTACTTCGTCATGGAGTACGTCAAGGGCGTCCCGCTCACGGCGTACTGCGACGACGCCCGGCTGAGCGTCGCCGACCGGCTGGCCCTGTTCGTCCCGGTGTGCCAGGCGGTGCAGCACGCGCACCAGAAGGGGATCGTCCACCGCGACCTGAAGCCGTCGAACATCCTGGTGTGCCTGTACGACGGGGTGCCGGTGCCGAAGGTGATCGACTTCGGGCTGGCCAAGGCGCTGCACGAACCGCTTACCGAGCACACGCTGCACACGGCCCACGGCCAGATGCTCGGCACCCCGCTGTACATGAGCCCGGAGCAGGCCGAGTTCAACAACCTGGACGTGGACACCCGGGCGGACGTGTACGCCCTGGGGGTGATCCTGTACGAATTGCTCACCGGGACGACCCCGCTGGAGCGAGACCGGCTCCGGCGGACGCCCTGGGACGAAATGCTCCGGCTCATCCGGGAGGAGGAGCCGCCCCGGCCGAGCGTTCGACTGAGCGGCGGCGGGTCGCTCCCGGGCGTGGCCGCCAAGCGGCGGCTGGAACCCGTCCGGCTGACGAAACTGGTCCGCGGGGAGCTGGACTGGATCGTCATGAAGTGCTTGGAGAAGGAGCGCGGGCGGCGGTACGAGACGGCCAACGGTCTGGCCCGGGACGTCGAGCGGTACCTGGCCGACGAGCCGGTGGAGGCGTGCCCCCCGAGTGCCGCCTACCGGCTGCGGAAGATGGCCCGCAAGTATCGGAAGGCGCTGGCGACGCTCGGGACGTTCGCGGTGCTGCTGCTCGCGGCGACGGGGGTCAGCGTCGGGCTGGCGTCGTGGGCGATCCGGGAGCGGAACCACGCCGACCAGCAGAAGCAGACGGCACAGGACCAGAAGCGGGTCGCCGAGGTGAACTTCAACCGGGCGGTCGAAGCCGTGGACCGGATGCTCACGCACGTCGGCGAGGACAAGCTGGCCCGCGTGCCGCAGGCGGAGTCGATCCGCCGCGATTTGCTCCGGGACGCCCTCCGCTTCTACCGCCAGTTCCTCGCCGAGAGGGCGGACGATCCGGTGTTGCGAATCGAGACGGCGCACGCCTACGAGCGGGTGGCGCTGATCCTGTTCGAGCTCGGGCCGCGGGACGAGTGCGAGGAGGTCTGTCGGCAAGCCCTGGACTTGTTGGAGAAGTTGTCGGCCGGCGCCCCGGACGACCCGGAGTTGACCCACAAGCGGGCCGGCGTCCACGCCCTGTTCGGCCTGCTGCACAACGAACTCGAGCGCTTCCCGCAAGCCGAGCGGTCGTACCGCCAGGCCGTGAGCCTGTGGGAAGAACTGGGGCGACGCCACCCGGAGCACCGGAAGGCCCGCGCCGCGCTGTCAACCGCACTGAGCAACCTGATCGCCGTGTACCGGAACACGGGGGCGTTGGACGACGCCGTGGCGGCGTTCGAGAAGTGCCGGGCGACGCTGGACGACCTCCTGACCACGGACCCGGAGAATGCGGCGGGGTACCGGGAACACCTGGCCATGTGCCACCACAACGTGGCCCTGGTCTACGCCGCCCAAGACAAGGGTTCCCTGGCCGAGGAGGCGCACCGGAAGGCGCTGGGGATTTACCAGCAGTTCCTCCGCGACCAGCCGGATTCGGTGAAGTTTCAGAAGCAGGTGGCCCGGGCGTCCAACAACCTCGCACTGTTCTACTCGCGCAACAACCACCACGAGAAGGCCGACCCGCTGTACCGGCAGTCCCTCGACGCCCACGAGGCCCTGGCCCGCGACTACCCCAGTGTGGTCGGGTTCGCCTACGAGGCGGCCGGCAGCTACGGGAACATGGCCACGCACGTGCGCAAGACCCGCTCCGCCGGGGAGTCGCTGGAGTGGTCGGACAAGGCGATCCGCACGGCGGAGTCGGTCCTGGAGCGGAACTCGACGAGCGCACCCGCCCGGCTGACCTTGTTCAACGCTCTCTTCGAGCGGGCCCTGGCGTATGACAAATTGGAGCGGGCCGAGGATGCGACGAAAGACCGGAAGCGGATGCTCGGAGTCAGTGAGGGCCAGTCGCACATCACCATGCGGCTGTTCCGCCCGTCGCCCCTCGCCCGGCTGGGGGAACACGCTAAAGCGGCGGCGGAGATCAACGCGCTGGTGACGGAGGGCCACACTCAGGGGCGGAACCTGTACATCTTCAGCTACGTCCTGTCGGTCTGTTCCGCCGCGGCCGGTACGGACGATCGACTCCCCGCGGGGGAGCGGGGGCAATTGGCCGAGGAGTACGGGGGCCGGGCGGTCGAGTTGCTTCGCCAGTACGCGGCGGCGGGTAACTTCAAGGACCCCGACCGGCTGGCCCGCGTGAAGGCGAACAAAGACTTCGCCCCGATCAGCTCCCGTGACGATTTCAAAACGCTATTGGCCGAGTGGGATAAGAACCTGCCGAAACCGGAGGTGTTGCCCGCCCCGCGGACGGGGAAGTGA